One Brassica napus cultivar Da-Ae chromosome A5, Da-Ae, whole genome shotgun sequence DNA window includes the following coding sequences:
- the LOC106414982 gene encoding uncharacterized protein At3g43530-like, with the protein MAPKTRFTEQTNKEGAPEKKKKNESVVEKKKAAVEKKKAEAEKKKKDSVIKKKQAAVKRRREAVKKKRDAEKKKIETAEKKRKRDSGVDDESSSNPTKRPQTASSPEHQADPDHYPPLSTELPSQDDREGTPSPSVPIEPQKSPTQTPNEAENPLQAPITSTNRESGSPEAAINNDGQTIGSNNIDSNSHEAAIGSAAIDNDAPRTVESDDMTVEADRPAGFFFNPSNYGKGCKLSSRCHQHDFLNKTIGKLDASEKSWFQEHPQFKHIFHMDCTSTRKVMGLWMLLLRTMHTEKGRQAWFGVNGVPIRYSIREHSLLSGLYCHSYPENYQSIGRLKFARKYFKVKKTKDGKEKGLQVTEADVKEKLQKMKFDGSGDRLRMAVLYFLATVLRGRSKAGYFIEYFLLQAVEDLEFCTEFPWGRYTFDDCMKEIFHVRDHFRDGIPEHAQWVFPGFINPLEILAFECIPVLRERFREPVPNCFDGCPRMCKWKFKRTGTTGFPLDMIYRTLGNTKEIISVLEPKGNEVDLLYEIMDEGTFEDLELIDDSDTLDIAVDSWNKILMEPGKKIFWPDLYEMDVRTREQQEEAGGEAGGEAGGEAGGEAGGEAGGEAGGEAGVQTGGEAGRESLRELELKLNKRMDDGFALRDETIRLLEARVKELEEEKIQRESWSFQEGEMYGDKEAEILGDKEGEMHGDKEGEIHGDKDGDETNKDGDKADKDGDDEPDKEGEDGDKADKDGDDEPDKEGEDGDEADKGDEAEKDGEKQIEAEADKGDEAEKDSEKQIEAEAEKDGEKHIEVEAEKLMQDTEDGDEQSTLQIMADTAERFEKAAAEKAVVDKTDEVVDDDALEKEGEVRVDDALENTASVGDSQDPAEMPKRVPKRSHLLRSPFTPN; encoded by the exons ATGGCTCCAAAGACTCGTTTCACCGAACAAACGAACAAAGAAGGTGcgccggagaagaagaagaagaatgagtcagtggtggagaagaagaaagctgcggtggagaagaagaaagctgaggcggaaaagaagaagaaagactctgtgataaagaaaaaacaagcaGCGGTGAAAAGGAGGAGAGAagccgttaaaaaaaaaagagatgcagagaaaaagaagattgaaaccgcagagaagaagaggaagcgaGACAGTGGTGTAGACGATGAGTCCTCGTCCAATCCAACCAAGCGGCCTCAGACCGCATCTTCACCAGAACATCAAGCCGATCCTGATCATTATCCGCCACTATCAACGGAGTTACCTTCGCAGGATGATAGAGAGGGTACGCCAAGCCCATCAGTTCCGATTGAGCCACAAAAATCACCTACTCAAACACCCAATGAGGCGGAGAATCCACTGCAAGCTCCAATAACTTCTACCAACAGAGAATCAGGCTCACCCGAGGCTGCCATTAACAATGACGGGCAAACG ATTGGATCTAACAACATAGATTCAAATTCACATGAGGCTGCTATTGGATCTGCTGCCATTGACAACGACGCTCCAAGAACG gtTGAGAGTGATGATATGACCGTAGAAGCTGACAGACCTGCTGGTTTTTTCTTCAATCCGAGCAACTATGGAAAGGGTTGCAAGCTCTCCTCAAGGTGCCATCAACACGATTTTCTGAACAAGACGATTGGTAAGTTGGATGCCTCAGAGAAGAGTTGGTTTCAGGAACATCCTCAGTTCAAGCATATATTCCACATGGATTGTACCTCAACAAGAAAAGTGATGGGATTGTGGATGTTGCTACTTCGTACTATGCATACAGAGAAGGGTCGACAAGCTTGGTTTGGGGTAAACGGTGTTCCAATTAGATACTCTATCAGGGAACATAGCCTCCTCTCTGGTTTATACTGCCACTCATATCCAGAAAACTATCAGAGCATAGGGAGACTGAAGTTTGCGAGAAAGTATTTTAAagtgaagaagacaaaggatgGGAAGGAAAAGGGTCTGCAAGTGACAGAAGCGGATGTTAAGGAGAAACTTCAGAAGATGAAATTTGATGGTAGTGGCGATCGTCTGAGGATGGCGGTTCTTTACTTTCTGGCTACAGTTTTAAGAGGAAGGTCCAAAGCAGGATACTTCATTGAGTATTTCCTTCTCCAAGCAGTAGAAGATTTGGAGTTTTGCACCGAATTTCCATGGGGCCGTTACACCTTTGATGATTGCATGAAGGAGATTTTTCATGTAAGGGATCATTTTCGTGATGGGATCCCAGAGCATGCACAGTGGGTATTTCCTGGGTTTATCAACCCTTTGGAG ATATTAGCATTTGAATGTATCCCTGTCCTTAGGGAAAGATTCAGAGAGCCTGTTCCAAACTGTTTTGATGGTTGTCCAAGAATGTGCAAATGGAAGTTCAAGAGGACCGGAACAACAGGATTTCCACTTGACATGATTTATCGGACGCTAGGAAACACAAAG GAGATTATCAGTGTTTTGGAACCAAAAGGAAATGAAGTAGACCTTTTGTATGAAATAATGGATGAAGGGACTTTTGAAGACTTGGAGCTGATAGATGATTCGGATACGCTAGACATAGCTGTTGACAGTTGGAACAAGATCCTAATGGAACCAGGGAAAAAAATCTTCTGGCCGGATCTATATGAGATGGATGTGAGAACCCGAGAGCAACAAGAGGAGGCAGGAGGCGAGGCAGGGGGCGAGGCAGGAGGCGAGGCAGGAGGAGAGGCAGGAGGCGAGGCAGGAGGCGAGGCAGGGGGTGAGGCAGGAGTTCAAACAGGGGGCGAAGCAGGTCGTGAGAGTTTAAGAGAATTAGAGTTGAAGTTGAACAAAAGAATGGATGATGGATTTGCATTGAGAGACGAAACAATTCGTCTTCTGGAAGCAAGAGTaaaggagttggaagaagaaaaaatccaGAGAGAAAGTTGGTCGTTCCAGGAGGGCGAGATGTATGGTGATAAGGAGGCTGAGATACTTGGTGATAAGGAGGGCGAGATGCATGGTGATAAGGAGGGTGAGATACATGGTGATAAGGATGGTGATGAGACTAACAAGGATGGTGATAAGGCTGATAAGGATGGTGATGATGAGCCTGATAAGGAGGGTGAGGATGGTGATAAGGCTGATAAGGATGGTGATGATGAGCCTGATAAGGAGGGCGAGGATGGTGATGAGGCTGACAAGGGTGATGAGGCTGAGAAGGATGGTGAGAAGCAGATTGAGGCAGAGGCTGACAAGGGTGATGAGGCTGAGAAGGATAGTGAGAAACAGATTGAGGCAGAGGCTGAGAAGGATGGTGAGAAACATATCGAGGTAGAGGCTGAGAAgttgatgcaag ATACTGAAGATGGAGATGAGCAATCTACACTTCAAATTATGGCAGACACTGCAGAGAGATTTGAGAAGGCTGCTGCGGAAAAAGCTGTTGTGGACAAGACAGATGAGGTTGTAGATgatgatgctttggagaaggaAGGTGAGGTTAGAGTTGATGACGCTTTAGAGAACACAGCTTCGGTTGGAGATTCACAGGATCCTGCTGAGATGCCAAAGAGGGTGCCCAAGCGTTCTCATTTGTTGAGGTCTCCTTTTACGCCAAACTGA
- the LOC106439013 gene encoding rho GTPase-activating protein gacV yields MGIEGEMGVSGGIQDTLMMSVDEKDDLRDKDEVTVRRMKNRERQRRYRARKRMREEAGLDDENLSFQTQQKDQEEEEEEEDEEEEEELECDNVYVDNFVRRVYCHRDWKKEARIAHLIMDTTRDGSCLVHRKIRPRPRDWKAEARKMKT; encoded by the coding sequence atgggaattgaaggaGAGATGGGTGTTAGTGGAGGGATACAAGATACTCTGATGATGAGCGTTGATGAGAAAGATGATCTGAGAGACAAAGATGAAGTTACTGTCCGTCGAATGAAGAATCGGGAGAGACAACGCAGGTATAGAGCCAGGAAGCGGATGCGGGAAGAAGCAGGTCTCGATGATGAAAATCTCTCTTTCCAGACTCAACAAAaagaccaagaagaagaagaagaagaggaggacgaggaggaggaggaggagctagAGTGTGATAATGTTTATGTTGACAACTTTGTGAGGCGTGTTTATTGCCATAGAGATTGGAAAAAAGAAGCTAGAATTGCTCATTTGATCATGGACACCACTCGGGATGGTTCTTGTTTGGTTCATCGCAAGATTAGGCCTCGCCCAAGAGACTGGAAAGCTGAAGCTCGAAAGATGAAAACTTGA
- the LOC125608908 gene encoding transcription factor MYC2 produces the protein MTEPTMNLWTTDDNASMMEAFMSSSSDISALWQPATTTATASTTAPAPAGFNEETLQQRLQALIEGTNEGWTYAIFWQPSYDFSGASVLGWGDGYYKGEEDKAKPRQRTSPPPFSTPADQEYRKKVLRELNSLISGGCGPTDDAVDEEVTDTEWFFLVSMTQSFACGSGLAGKAFSTGNAVWVYGSDQLTGSGCERAKQGGVFGMQTIACIPSANGVVELGSTEQIRQSSDLMNKVRVLFNFNGGAGDLSGLNWNLDPDQGENDPTMWINDPIGVAEQGNGAPSSSSQLFAKSIQFENGGSSSTIIENPNPDPAPSPVHSQTQNPKFSNNFSRELNFSTSSTTLVKPRPGEILSFGDEGKRSSVNPDPSSYSGQTQFENKRKKSIDDKVLTFGTGGGESDHSDLEASVVKEIPEKRPKKRGRKPANGREEPLNHVEAERQRREKLNQRFYALRAVVPNVSKMDKASLLGDAIAYINELKSKVTKTESEKTQIKTQLEEVKMELAGRKASAGGDLSSSCSMTAIKPVGMEIEVKIIGWDAMIRVESSKRNHPAARLMSALMDLELEVNHASMSVVNDLMIQQATVKMGFRIYTQEQLRASLISKIG, from the coding sequence ATGACGGAGCCGACGATGAATCTCTGGACCACCGACGATAACGCCTCTATGATGGAAGCTTTCATGAGCTCCTCCTCCGACATCTCAGCCTTATGGCAACCGGCAACGACGACGGCAACGGCGTCGACTACAGCTCCGGCACCGGCGGGATTCAACGAGGAGACTCTACAGCAAAGGCTGCAAGCACTGATTGAAGGGACAAACGAAGGCTGGACCTACGCTATATTCTGGCAGCCGTCGTACGACTTCTCCGGCGCCTCCGTGCTCGGATGGGGCGATGGGTATtacaaaggagaagaagacaaggCAAAGCCCAGACAGAGAACGTCTCCACCGCCGTTTTCAACACCGGCGGATCAGGAGTATCGTAAGAAGGTGTTGCGTGAGCTCAACTCGTTGATCTCCGGCGGATGTGGTCCGACGGATGACGCCGTCGATGAAGAGGTGACGGATACGGAGTGGTTTTTCTTGGTTTCGATGACGCAGAGCTTCGCTTGCGGTTCTGGGTTGGCGGGTAAGGCGTTCTCGACGGGTAACGCAGTTTGGGTTTATGGGTCGGATCAGTTAACCGGGTCGGGTTGTGAGCGGGCGAAGCAAGGAGGAGTGTTTGGGATGCAGACCATCGCGTGTATTCCTTCGGCGAACGGGGTTGTTGAACTCGGGTCGACGGAGCAGATCCGACAGAGCTCGGATCTTATGAACAAGGTGCGAGTACTTTTCAATTTCAACGGTGGCGCTGGAGACTTATCGGGTCTTAACTGGAATCTTGACCCGGATCAAGGCGAGAACGATCCGACTATGTGGATTAATGACCCGATTGGAGTAGCCGAGCAGGGTAACGGAGCTCCGAGCTCTAGCTCCCAGCTTTTTGCCAAGTCGATCCAGTTTGAGAATGGTGGTAGTTCAAGCACCATCATCGAAAACCCGAATCCGGATCCAGCTCCGAGCCCGGTTCATTCCCAGACCCAGAATCCGAAATTCAGCAACAATTTCTCCCGCGAATTAAATTTCTCCACGTCGAGCACCACCTTGGTGAAACCAAGACCCGGCGAGATATTGAGCTTCGGCGATGAGGGTAAACGGAGCTCCGTGAACCCGGATCCGAGTTCTTATTCGGGTCAGACTCAGTTCGAGAATAAGAGAAAGAAGTCCATAGATGACAAGGTTCTAACTTTCGGAACCGGCGGAGGAGAATCCGATCACTCCGATCTAGAAGCCTCCGTCGTGAAAGAGATACCGGAGAAACGTCCCAAGAAACGCGGAAGAAAACCGGCCAACGGTAGAGAAGAGCCGCTTAACCACGTCGAAGCAGAGAGACAGAGACGCGAGAAACTAAACCAGCGATTCTACGCGTTACGTGCGGTTGTACCAAACGTCTCCAAAATGGATAAAGCTTCTTTGCTCGGTGACGCCATTGCTTACATCAACGAGCTCAAGTCGAAGGTGACCAAGACGGAATCTGAGAAAACTCAGATCAAAACCCAGCTCGAGGAAGTGAAAATGGAGCTCGCCGGAAGAAAAGCGAGCGCCGGTGGTGATCTATCATCCTCTTGCTCCATGACAGCCATCAAACCGGTGGGGATGGAGATCGAGGTGAAGATTATCGGTTGGGATGCGATGATAAGGGTGGAATCGAGCAAGAGGAATCATCCGGCAGCGAGGTTGATGTCGGCGTTGATGGATCTGGAGCTTGAGGTCAATCACGCGAGTATGTCGGTGGTTAACGATCTGATGATACAGCAAGCGACGGTGAAGATGGGATTCAGAATATACACGCAGGAACAGCTCCGGGCGAGTTTAATCTCAAAGATTGGTTAA